A genomic stretch from Oreochromis aureus strain Israel breed Guangdong linkage group 17, ZZ_aureus, whole genome shotgun sequence includes:
- the LOC116335043 gene encoding cornifelin-like: MAEKPLTDWDSGLLDCFEDASTCCYGFWCGPCLTLTVAGRFGENNLLPLCDLMFPPSFYGIPTFPPPAVLSLRAAMRNRYGIKGSLLNDIVISTCCAPCSWCQMHRELKHRKQAPTVINIQNNNIVNMQPFPVMQAPMMMMPVQQVPTAYMAQPAVTVVSQ, encoded by the exons ATGGCAGAAAAACCCTTGACAGACTGGGACAGTGGGCTCTTGGATTGCTTTGAGGATGCGAGTACTT gcTGCTATGGTTTCTGGTGCGGCCCCTGCCTCACCCTCACGGTCGCAGGAAGGTTTGGAGAGAACAATCTTCTCCCTTTATGTGATTTAATGTTTCCTCCTTCATTCTATGGGATCCCTACTTTTCCACCTcctgcagttttgtctttaaggGCTGCCATGCGAAACAGATATGGCATCAAG GGCTCTCTCCTTAACGATATTGTAATTTCCACTTGCTGCGCCCCGTGCTCCTGGTGTCAGATGCATCGCGAGTTAAAGCATCGTAAGCAAGCCCCCACTGTCATCAACATACAGAATAACAACATTGTGAACATGCAGCCCTTTCCAGTCATGCAGGCACCCATGATGATGATGCCTGTACAACAAGTGCCAACTGCTTATATGGCTCAACCAGCAGTCACTGTGGTCTCACAGTGA